A single region of the Triticum dicoccoides isolate Atlit2015 ecotype Zavitan chromosome 2B, WEW_v2.0, whole genome shotgun sequence genome encodes:
- the LOC119363944 gene encoding uncharacterized protein LOC119363944 gives MGKGRSCRYGSERLLYPVQASGHHVAGAADHLADLDEEDVWSVLAAPAPDSNRSTSSGRQPEQVRRGRWTAGGLSLAFEATASAPAGRHHHHVASSAPVRVPEWPAARFPPGSGEHGYGVSCREEDGEWMAPHEYLQAQARSSGRGTAAPSVFEGVGRTLKGRDLSRVRDAVWSNTGFFG, from the coding sequence ATGGGGAAGGGCCGCAGCTGCAGGTACGGATCAGAGCGGCTGCTCTACCCCGTCCAGGCCAGCGGTCACCACGTCGCCGGCGCCGCCGATCACCTCGCCGACCTCGACGAGGAGGACGTCTGGTCGGTGCTCGCCGCGCCTGCGCCCGACTCCAACCGCTCCACCAGCAGCGGCAGGCAACCTGAGCAGGTCCGTCGCGGCCGGTGGACCGCAGGGGGGCTGTCGCTGGCGTTCGAGGCAACGGCGTCCGCGCCGGCAGGGCGCCACCATCATCACGTGGCGAGCTCGGCGCCTGTCAGGGTGCCCGAGTGGCCGGCGGCCAGGTTCCCGCCTGGGTCTGGCGAGCACGGCTACGGCGTGAGCTGCCGTGAGGAGGACGGGGAGTGGATGGCGCCGCACGAGTACCTGCAGGCCCAGGCACGGAGCAGCGGGCGCGGCACGGCTGCGCCGTCGGTGTTCGAGGGCGTGGGGAGGACGCTGAAAGGTCGCGACCTCAGCCGGGTGCGCGACGCCGTCTGGAGCAACACCGGGTTCTTCGGCTAA